In Coturnix japonica isolate 7356 chromosome 9, Coturnix japonica 2.1, whole genome shotgun sequence, a single window of DNA contains:
- the LOC107318141 gene encoding cytochrome P450 2J2-like isoform X2 — protein MVTVVLLSLVLFLLGLQFLRLQWRSRRFPPGPVPFPIIGSIWWINFRADHGSLKKLAKAYGNICTLWLGHKPIVVLYGFKAVKDGLTTNSEDVSGRLQTYWFNRFSSGKGILVSNGLIWKDQRRFGIATLRKLGMGNKGMERGIQTEARHLVEFFRNKDGRAVDPSFPIVHAVSNVICAVVFGHRFSLQDETFQQLMEAYNKIVAFGNSYIYYIYEILPWPLEHLPGPIREVESCCNFIRSFISQEIKSHRERRTVDEPKDFIDFYLDQMEKTRNVPNSTYDEENMLQSVFDLFLGGSETTATTLRWALLYMVAYPDIQEKVQKELDAVLGSSHQIDYEDRKKLPYTNAVIHEIIRFSSIILITIPRQAVKDTTVLGYQIPKGTIIMANIDSTLFDPEYWDTPHQFNPGHFLDKDGNFVIPEAFLAFSAGHRVCLGEVMAKMELFIIFCSLLQTFKFTPPEGDKEINLSFIFGSTMKPHPYKLCAVLR, from the exons ATGGTGACTGTGGTGTTATTATCCctagttttgtttcttctgggtTTGCAGTTCCTGAGACTGCAATGGAGAAGTCGCCGGTTTCCTCCAGGCCCGGTCCCATTTCCCATCATTGGAAGCATCTGGTGGATAAATTTTAGAGCTGACCACGGGAGCCTGAAAAAG CTAGCAAAAGCCTATGGGAACATCTGCACACTGTGGCTGGGTCACAAACCCATCGTGGTGCTGTATGGCTTCAAAGCAGTGAAGGATGGTCTCACCACCAACTCGGAGGATGTTTCTGGGCGGCTACAGACTTACTGGTtcaacagattttcttctggaaaag GTATCCTGGTCTCAAATGGTCTTATCTGGAAAGATCAGAGACGTTTTGGAATTGCAACTCTCCGGAAACTGGGAATGGGGAATAAAGGAATGGAACGTGGGATACAAACCGAGGCCCGGCACTTGGTGGAGTTCTTCAGGAACAAGGATG GAAGAGCTGTTGACCCTTCCTTCCCCATTGTTCATGCAGTCTCCAATGTGATCTGTGCAGTGGTGTTTGGGCATCGTTTCTCCCTACAGGATGAAACTTTCCAGCAGCTGATGGAAGCATACAATAAGATCGTGGCTTTTGGGAACAGCTACATTTACTAT ATCTATGAAATTCTCCCATGGCCTTTAGAGCACCTCCCAGGACCCATACGAGAAGTAGAATCTTGCTGTAATTTTATTCGTTCTTTCATAAGTCAAGAGATCAAAAGTCATAGGGAGAGACGCACAGTGGATGAACCAAAAGATTTCATTGACTTCTACCTGGATCAGATGGAGAAA ACTAGAAATGTCCCAAATTCTACCTATGATGAAGAAAACATGTTGCAGTCTGTTTTTGATCTCTTCCTGGGTGGCTCAGAGACAACTGCTACCACTCTACGTTGGGCACTACTCTATATGGTGGCTTATCCAGACATTCAAG AGAAAGTCCAGAAGGAGCTGGATGCTGTTCTGGGTTCTTCCCACCAAATCGACTATGAGGATCGGAAGAAACTGCCCTACACAAATGCTGTGATTCATGAGATCATTCGCTTTAGCAGCATTATTTTAATCACCATTCCTAGACAAGCAGTGAAGGATACAACTGTTTTGGGTTATCAGATTCCGAAG GGTACCATCATCATGGCAAACATAGACTCAACTCTTTTTGACCCTGAGTATTGGGACACCCCTCACCAGTTCAACCCTGGTCATTTCTTGGACAAGGATGGGAATTTTGTGATCCCAGAGGCGTTCCTGGCCTTCTCAGCAG GTCATCGTGTGTGTCTGGGAGAGGTGATGGCCAAGATGGAGCTTTTCATCAtcttctgcagcctgctgcagacATTCAAGTTCACCCCACCAGAAGGAGATAAGGAAATCAATCTGAGCTTTATCTTTGGGAGCACAATGAAACCTCACCCCTATAAGCTCTGTGCAGTTCTTCGCTAG
- the LOC107318141 gene encoding cytochrome P450 2J6-like isoform X1 → MPFSFRKECGLKHQRVLDCSRLGKFLRLQWRSRRFPPGPVPFPIIGSIWWINFRADHGSLKKLAKAYGNICTLWLGHKPIVVLYGFKAVKDGLTTNSEDVSGRLQTYWFNRFSSGKGILVSNGLIWKDQRRFGIATLRKLGMGNKGMERGIQTEARHLVEFFRNKDGRAVDPSFPIVHAVSNVICAVVFGHRFSLQDETFQQLMEAYNKIVAFGNSYIYYIYEILPWPLEHLPGPIREVESCCNFIRSFISQEIKSHRERRTVDEPKDFIDFYLDQMEKTRNVPNSTYDEENMLQSVFDLFLGGSETTATTLRWALLYMVAYPDIQEKVQKELDAVLGSSHQIDYEDRKKLPYTNAVIHEIIRFSSIILITIPRQAVKDTTVLGYQIPKGTIIMANIDSTLFDPEYWDTPHQFNPGHFLDKDGNFVIPEAFLAFSAGHRVCLGEVMAKMELFIIFCSLLQTFKFTPPEGDKEINLSFIFGSTMKPHPYKLCAVLR, encoded by the exons ATGCCATTCTCATTCAGAAAGGAATGTGGGCTGAAACACCAAAGGGTTTTGGATTGCTCGCGATTGGGAAAG TTCCTGAGACTGCAATGGAGAAGTCGCCGGTTTCCTCCAGGCCCGGTCCCATTTCCCATCATTGGAAGCATCTGGTGGATAAATTTTAGAGCTGACCACGGGAGCCTGAAAAAG CTAGCAAAAGCCTATGGGAACATCTGCACACTGTGGCTGGGTCACAAACCCATCGTGGTGCTGTATGGCTTCAAAGCAGTGAAGGATGGTCTCACCACCAACTCGGAGGATGTTTCTGGGCGGCTACAGACTTACTGGTtcaacagattttcttctggaaaag GTATCCTGGTCTCAAATGGTCTTATCTGGAAAGATCAGAGACGTTTTGGAATTGCAACTCTCCGGAAACTGGGAATGGGGAATAAAGGAATGGAACGTGGGATACAAACCGAGGCCCGGCACTTGGTGGAGTTCTTCAGGAACAAGGATG GAAGAGCTGTTGACCCTTCCTTCCCCATTGTTCATGCAGTCTCCAATGTGATCTGTGCAGTGGTGTTTGGGCATCGTTTCTCCCTACAGGATGAAACTTTCCAGCAGCTGATGGAAGCATACAATAAGATCGTGGCTTTTGGGAACAGCTACATTTACTAT ATCTATGAAATTCTCCCATGGCCTTTAGAGCACCTCCCAGGACCCATACGAGAAGTAGAATCTTGCTGTAATTTTATTCGTTCTTTCATAAGTCAAGAGATCAAAAGTCATAGGGAGAGACGCACAGTGGATGAACCAAAAGATTTCATTGACTTCTACCTGGATCAGATGGAGAAA ACTAGAAATGTCCCAAATTCTACCTATGATGAAGAAAACATGTTGCAGTCTGTTTTTGATCTCTTCCTGGGTGGCTCAGAGACAACTGCTACCACTCTACGTTGGGCACTACTCTATATGGTGGCTTATCCAGACATTCAAG AGAAAGTCCAGAAGGAGCTGGATGCTGTTCTGGGTTCTTCCCACCAAATCGACTATGAGGATCGGAAGAAACTGCCCTACACAAATGCTGTGATTCATGAGATCATTCGCTTTAGCAGCATTATTTTAATCACCATTCCTAGACAAGCAGTGAAGGATACAACTGTTTTGGGTTATCAGATTCCGAAG GGTACCATCATCATGGCAAACATAGACTCAACTCTTTTTGACCCTGAGTATTGGGACACCCCTCACCAGTTCAACCCTGGTCATTTCTTGGACAAGGATGGGAATTTTGTGATCCCAGAGGCGTTCCTGGCCTTCTCAGCAG GTCATCGTGTGTGTCTGGGAGAGGTGATGGCCAAGATGGAGCTTTTCATCAtcttctgcagcctgctgcagacATTCAAGTTCACCCCACCAGAAGGAGATAAGGAAATCAATCTGAGCTTTATCTTTGGGAGCACAATGAAACCTCACCCCTATAAGCTCTGTGCAGTTCTTCGCTAG